In one window of Kosmotoga pacifica DNA:
- the iolG gene encoding inositol 2-dehydrogenase: MNRLKIGVIGLGRLGRIHTTNLVQHVPEAEVKILADPRVEETEEWGRNLGDFEIVADWHIPLKDPEIDAVVIASPTTLHGEMLKEAVKAGKHVFMEKPLAHDLETAKELFETLSNVSVKIQIAFNRRFDHNFRKIKSFIDSGKLGEVHLIRTTSRDPHLPDIEFVKKSGGIFFDFMIHEFDTARFLTGSEVVEVYAGGSVLLDPRIGEAGDFDTAYAMLKMENGAICVIDVSRKAVYGYDQRVEVFGSKGSARAENDRETNVIMSTEEAVCTDKPLYYFPQRYMKSFANEIEAFVESVLEEKPVSVGVEAGYRSILIARAADVSARENRPVRIAELL, from the coding sequence GTGAATCGTTTGAAGATAGGTGTTATTGGTCTCGGAAGACTGGGAAGAATTCACACCACAAACCTCGTTCAACATGTACCTGAAGCTGAAGTCAAAATATTGGCAGATCCACGTGTCGAAGAGACGGAAGAATGGGGAAGGAATCTGGGAGATTTTGAAATTGTAGCTGACTGGCACATTCCTCTGAAAGATCCAGAAATCGATGCTGTTGTTATTGCTTCCCCAACAACGCTCCACGGTGAGATGCTAAAAGAGGCGGTAAAGGCTGGAAAACATGTTTTTATGGAAAAACCTCTAGCTCATGATCTCGAAACGGCAAAAGAACTTTTTGAAACACTTTCCAATGTCAGTGTGAAAATACAAATCGCTTTCAACAGGCGCTTCGATCACAACTTCAGGAAGATTAAGAGTTTTATCGATTCGGGCAAACTGGGTGAAGTTCATCTGATCAGAACCACCTCAAGAGATCCTCACTTACCGGATATCGAATTCGTGAAAAAATCTGGCGGCATCTTCTTCGATTTCATGATCCACGAGTTTGATACCGCAAGATTTCTCACCGGATCGGAAGTAGTCGAGGTCTATGCAGGCGGAAGTGTACTTCTCGACCCAAGAATCGGCGAAGCGGGAGACTTCGATACCGCCTACGCCATGCTCAAAATGGAAAATGGAGCGATCTGTGTGATCGATGTCAGCAGAAAGGCTGTATACGGCTATGATCAGAGAGTGGAAGTCTTCGGTTCAAAAGGAAGCGCACGCGCCGAGAATGACAGAGAGACCAACGTCATCATGAGCACGGAGGAAGCGGTTTGTACTGACAAGCCTCTGTATTACTTCCCTCAACGCTATATGAAATCATTCGCTAACGAAATAGAAGCCTTTGTAGAAAGTGTTCTGGAAGAGAAGCCCGTTTCTGTTGGCGTGGAAGCTGGTTATCGCTCAATTCTTATAGCTCGAGCCGCCGATGTTTCCGCCAGGGAAAATCGCCCGGTGAGAATAGCTGAACTGCTCTGA
- the iolG gene encoding inositol 2-dehydrogenase — MVGKKVRVGVIGAGRIGRIHTKNLVQKVEKAEVTVICDPRYEETKEWARSLGIERIVTDPMQVINDPEIDAIIICSPTNTHADLIIASARAKKDIFCEKPIDMDLEKTKKALEVVKEEGVKLQIGFNRRFDHNFRKIRSMVEEGKIGDVHVVNITSRDPAPPPIEYVKVSGGIFMDMTIHDFDMARYLVGDEVVEVYASGSVLIDPKIGKAGDFDTTATILKFRNGATCIIDNSRKAAYGYDQRVEVFGSKGCARAENDTETNVIFSNEECVASDKPLYFFLERYMQSFEDEMHDFVDALLYGRKIPVSGHDGLMAIVIARAATISARENRPVKIEEVL, encoded by the coding sequence ATGGTGGGTAAAAAAGTCAGGGTAGGTGTTATAGGAGCTGGCAGGATTGGAAGAATTCACACAAAGAACCTGGTTCAGAAGGTTGAAAAAGCGGAAGTTACAGTGATCTGTGACCCACGCTATGAAGAGACCAAAGAATGGGCACGATCTCTTGGAATAGAACGCATCGTAACCGATCCCATGCAAGTCATAAATGACCCTGAAATCGATGCGATTATCATCTGTTCGCCCACAAATACCCACGCGGACTTGATAATCGCTTCTGCCAGAGCAAAGAAGGACATCTTCTGTGAAAAACCCATAGACATGGACCTCGAAAAGACGAAGAAAGCCCTTGAAGTTGTGAAAGAAGAAGGCGTCAAACTTCAGATAGGTTTTAACCGAAGGTTTGACCACAATTTCAGAAAAATTCGCTCGATGGTCGAAGAAGGGAAAATAGGAGATGTTCATGTAGTGAATATCACCTCTCGCGATCCTGCACCGCCACCGATTGAATACGTGAAAGTCTCCGGCGGCATATTCATGGACATGACAATTCACGATTTTGATATGGCCCGTTACCTTGTTGGAGACGAAGTCGTTGAAGTTTACGCCTCTGGAAGTGTACTCATAGATCCTAAAATAGGCAAAGCGGGTGACTTCGACACGACAGCGACAATTCTGAAATTCCGCAATGGTGCGACCTGCATAATCGACAACAGCAGAAAAGCCGCTTATGGTTATGATCAGAGAGTGGAAGTATTTGGTTCCAAGGGCTGTGCACGAGCGGAAAATGACACCGAGACAAATGTTATCTTCAGCAACGAAGAATGCGTTGCAAGCGACAAACCACTCTATTTTTTCCTGGAGAGATATATGCAGTCTTTTGAAGATGAAATGCATGATTTTGTCGATGCCCTGCTTTACGGGAGAAAAATCCCGGTATCTGGTCATGATGGTCTGATGGCCATAGTTATCGCTAGGGCTGCCACGATTTCTGCCAGAGAAAACCGACCGGTAAAAATTGAGGAAGTCCTTTAA